The following coding sequences lie in one Oncorhynchus kisutch isolate 150728-3 linkage group LG3, Okis_V2, whole genome shotgun sequence genomic window:
- the dpp7 gene encoding dipeptidyl peptidase 2, translating into MTNWGFICVVVLLSRYSETQGLTHSRFQVKNHGYSTDPKPQFKEKYFPQIMDHFNFNSMGNGTYEQRYLITDEYWKSGSGPIFFYTGNEGDIWEFALNSGFITELAAQQRALVIFAEHRYYGKSLPFGQDSFNIPEVGLLTVEQALADYAIMITELKQQLGASACPVIVFGGSYGGMLSVYMRLRYPNIVAGALAASAPILSTAGMGESKQFFQDVTSDFENYAPECRDAVRGAFQRLQDLAQIEDYGRIQSAFSLCKTPSSYKDIHQLNGLLRNAFTLMAMLDYPYSTHFMGSMPANPVKVACDTMLGGADLLHALKDTAGIVYNSTGDLTCFDLYTLYVECADPTGCGLGFNSLAWDYQACTEIEMCYESNNVSDMFPLMPFTEKQREQYCSKRWGVIPRPGWLKTQFWGDALSTASNIIFSNGDLDPWANGGVRKSLSSSLIAINISEGAHHLDLREANDADPASVIKARKMESDTIAQWVKMERKCLQRGF; encoded by the exons ATGACAAATTGGGGTTTTATTTGCGTTGTTGTCTTGCTCTCCCGCTACTCTGAGACGCAGGGACTTACACACAGCCGTTTTCAG GTCAAGAATCATGGGTACAGCACTGACCCAAAACCCCAGTTTAAAGAGAAATACTTTCCCCAAATAATGGACCACTTCAACTTCAACAGTATGGGCAATGGAACCTATGAGCAACGGTACCTAATCACAG ATGAGTACTGGAAGAGCGGTTCTGGACCCATCTTCTTCTACACAGGAAATGAGGGAGACATCTGGGAGTTTGCCCTGAACTCTGGATTCATCACAGAGCTGGCAGCACAGCAAAGAGCTCTGGTCATATTTGCTGAGCAT AGATACTATGGCAAATCACTCCCATTTGGCCAGGACTCGTTCAACATCCCAGAGGTTGGGTTACTGACGGTAGAACAGGCCCTAGCAGACTATGCTATCATGATCACAGAACTGAAACAGCAGCTAGGAGCCTCCGCATGTCCAGTCATTGTCTTTGGTGGAAG TTATGGAGGAATGTTGTCAGTCTACATGAGACTGAGGTACCCAAACATTGTAGCAGGGGCTCTGGCTGCCAGCGCTCCCATCCTGTCTACTGCAGGGATGGGGGAATCAAAACAGTTTTTCCAGGATGTCACATCT gattttGAGAACTATGCCCCAGAGTGTAGGGATGCTGTAAGAGGGGCGTTCCAGAGGCTGCAAGACTTGGCTCAAATAGAAG ACTATGGCCGTATCCAGTCAGCGTTCTCCCTGTGCAAGACTCCATCCTCGTATAAGGACATCCACCAGCTGAATGGGCTCTTACGTAATGCCTTCACACTCATGGCCATGCTGGACTACCCCTACAGCACCCACTTCATGGGTAGCATGCCTGCCAACCCAGTCAAG GTGGCCTGTGACACCATGTTGGGTGGAGCTGATTTGCTGCATGCCCTAAAAGACACTGCAG GAATAGTGTACAACTCTACAGGAGATCTGACCTGCTTTGACCTCTACACCCTGTATGTGGAATGTGCTGACCCAACTGGCTGTGGACTGGGCTTCAATAGCCTGGCCTGGGACTACCAG GCCTGCACAGAGATTGAGATGTGCTATGAGAGCAACAATGTGAGTGACATGTTCCCTCTTATGCCCTTCACTGAGAAACAGAGGGAACAATACTGCTCCAAGCGCTGGGGGGTGATCCCCCGACCTGGCTGGCTCAAAACCCAATTTTGGGGTGATG CCCTCTCCACGGCCAGCAACATAATTTTCTCCAATGGAGATCTGGACCCATGGGCAAATGGAGGG GTGAGAAAGTCCTTGAGCTCATCACTGATTGCAATCAACATCTCAGAGGGGGCTCACCATTTGGACCTGAG AGAGGCCAATGATGCTGATCCGGCATCCGTTATAAAGGCCCGTAAGATGGAGTCCGACACCATCGCTCAGTGGGTGAAAATGGAGAGGAAATGCCTTCAACGTGGATTTTAA